In the Alphaproteobacteria bacterium genome, CCATGAGGCCCACACCGCCGCCGCCATAAATTAGTGTGATGCCTTGCTCGGCAAGGAGGCCACCAAGGCGCGCAGCCTCTTCGCGGTAACGGTCGGCATGGCCGAAGGACGAGCCGCAAAAAACGCAGACGGAGGTAATTTTGACCATTGAAGTCCTAATTTGTCAGTCGTCATCCGTCGTTGCGTTTGATCGCGCATCGTCGGCCCGATTTTCGTTCCTTTCCGATTATATCGTCCTTCGCTAGATTGTCAGAAGGCTGACGCGGCGACCATCCTCAAGCAATTTTGATCAAGAGACGCTTGCTCAGAGGAGCTTGACCTCGGCAAAGTCCCGAAGTCGGCCATCGGTCGGCCGGGCCGGAGATGCCGAGCGAGGGAGTGGGTGCCGATCATCCGACGAGTCCGGGCTGAATATTCTCATGGGGAGGACATATGCGGCGAATCATTGAAACGGCATGTTTGGCCGGTGCTTTTGGCGTGGCGTTGGCAGGAGTCGCGTTGCAAGGCCAGGCCGCCGACATGGCCAAAGCAATCGAATATCGTCAAAATGTCATGAAAAGCATCGGGAGCAATGTGGACAATATTGTTCTCATGATCAAAGGTCAGGTCCCCTTCAACGCGCAACACGTCGTCGTCTTTGCGGAAGACATCAACAATCTCAGTAAGCTCATCCCGGACCTGGTGCCTCCGGGCTCCGGCCCTGAAGCCGGCGACACGCGCGCAAAGCCGGAGATCTGGCAGAAAATGGATGAGTTCAAGGCCGATGCGGAAAAGCTCACGACCGAAAGCGCCAAACTAATCGAAGTGGCCAAGGGTGGCGATCAGGCTGCCACGTTCCAACAGGCGGTGGCGATGGGCAAGGACGCCTGCGGGGGTTGCCATGAGTCTTTCCGCAAGCCAAAGGAATAACCATTCTGCTGCAATGATTAGGGCAATGTTGCAGGCGGGCGAGACCCGAAATGGCTTGCGGTTCCGTCGACGCGGGCGGGCATGCGCGTAAGGATTTTGTCGCGCGCCGGTGCCCCAAATCGGGGCTTCGCAGCCGCCGTGGTGGTTGCGTGCGCACTTTATGGGCATTTCGCGCAAGCCGAAGATACCGGCACAGCCGGCGCAGCGCCGTCGGCTGGACGCGGGGCCTACATCCTGGCTGCAGCCGGTTGCGCGGAATGTCACACGGATAAGAAAAACAATGGGCCGTTCCTTTCTGGTGGCCGCGCGCTCG is a window encoding:
- a CDS encoding cytochrome c, with the protein product MAGAFGVALAGVALQGQAADMAKAIEYRQNVMKSIGSNVDNIVLMIKGQVPFNAQHVVVFAEDINNLSKLIPDLVPPGSGPEAGDTRAKPEIWQKMDEFKADAEKLTTESAKLIEVAKGGDQAATFQQAVAMGKDACGGCHESFRKPKE